The DNA region ATATATATTGAAGTAGTGGTTGAAAATAGAAAACTTATACCTGTTACGTTTCTTCAGGTTATTCAAGAACTACCCTCAGTCATTGAGTATAAATTTCAAGTAAATAAGGTGAGAACAAAGGACTTTTTATATCATACTATGACTTTTTTTCTTCTACCTTATCAGAGAATAAAAAGAAAATACCTTGCTACTTGTACTAAAAGAGGAAGATACGTGTTTGGAAATGTAGAGCTTTGTGGAGGAGATTTTTTAGGATTGAATTTAAAAACTAAGTCCATTTCTCTTGTTCAAGACTTAGTAGTTCTTCCTAAAAGAAAAGATCTTGAGAAAGATTTGATCCCCTATGGAAATTTTAATGGGGATACTTCAGTAAAGAGATGGATTATAGAAGATCCTACCATGATTATCGGAGTTAAGGATTATACAGGAAGGGAGCCAGCCAAAACCATTCATTGGCCTCTTTCTTTAAAACATAACAAGATTCTCGTAAAAAATTTTGATTTTACCTATGAGAACAATGCCATGATATTTTTAAATGTGGAATGCTCTAAACCTTACTGGATCAAAATGGATGAGAAAAGTATTGAGGAATGTATATCGGTAGCGAGAAGTGTAGGGGAGATATTTCATGAAAGAAAGATTCCTTTTGGTTTTACTACTAACTCTTTAATCTATGGATTTTCAAGAGATGAGAATACAGTCTATCCAGGTATGGGCGATGCTCATCTTCAACTTTTCTTGGAATATTTAGGGAGGCTTTCTTATAATGTTAATGTTCCTTTTGAGGAAGTGATAAAGGCTTTTATGAGGAATAATAACTTCATGATCTCTACCTATGTAATAATTACGCCCTATCTTTTAAGGGAATATATTCCATATATCTCTGCTCTTGATACTGATTTAACGAAAGTGATATTAATAACGTATTATGATGACAATCTTAGCTTTCTTTCGCCAAAGATACTGAAATATTCCTTGAGAAGGGAGAAAAATGTGGCTTCTATATCTTGATTTAATAACCAGAATATCTTTTATATTTTCTCTAATTATGGCGGCGGTTATTATAATGTATAATCCAGTTGTTCCTTTTTATTTCTTTCCCCTTCTTATTTTTCTTTCTTTTATGGCCCATATATTAAAGAATTTTCTTTCGGAAAAATTAAGATTTTTTGTATTAATTCCTTATATCTCAATTATCTTCTTACCTTTGGGAACATATGAAAAGATATTAATTCTACTCATTTCCTTAATATCTACATATCTGCTTTTAACTCAAAAGTCAGTAAGCTATGGTCTTGCGGTAGATCATTATAGAAAAACCAGTCCTATAGCTATTATTATTTTTATAATCTCGTTTTTTATGAGATATCTTTCTACAAGTAGGTTTACGAATTTTGAGCTTACAGTTTTACCCTCCCTTTTAGTGTACTTTGTGGTTAGTGTTTTTCTTCTCAGAACTTTAAGATATATGGAGCATAAGATTGAGGATAAGAAATTAGTTTCTTTAAATCTAAGATATGCTTTTGGAGTAATTTCTTTGTCGGCTCTTTTGAGTATTCCTGGGGTTAGAGATAAAATATTTTTCATAACTAGCAATATCTTTTCAATAGTTTATTTTCTATTCACCACAATTATAGCAGTAATTTTTATAGTAATAGGTTATATTCTTTCTTGGATCTTTTATTTAGTTTTGAATTTTATGGCCAAAAGAGGACTTATTGGAAGTTTGAATACTCGAGATTTTAGAATGGATCCTAATTTGAGTAGACTATTAAGACTTCTTTGGGATAGGAGAGAGTCTCATTCAGAAATAATTGATATCTTGCTTGTGATTTCTTTTTATATTTTAGTTACAGGATTAATAATATTAATAATTTTGTGGGTAATAAGAAGGGTATTTTCTTCTCAAACAAAAGGTGAGAATTATATAGAGGAGAGAGAATTTTTATTTTCTCAGATAAACCCATGGAATGCAATAAGAAGGTTTCTTGAAGGGAGAAATTTAGGGATAGTGAGGGAGTATTATAGGAAATATCTTATGAGGAGTAAAAATCTTGGGGTAGATCTAAAACCTTCAGATACTACTCAAGATGTCTATAAGAAGACTTTTCAGCTTTTTGATTCTGAAGTTTTAAGAAGAATAAGAGAGATTTATATATATGTGAGGTATAATAGGATGGAAAGCTCAAGGGATTTAGATAAAGAGTTTATTTCTCTCTATAGGAGATTGTTTAAAAAGTGAATAGGGGAGGGTTTGAAAATGAAGAGGTCGGAATATGAAAGGGCAAAGAAGAGGGCTATTGAGTTTCTAGAGAGGGCTCATATTGTTATTACTGATGAGGAGAAGAATAGAATTGAAGTAGCTGATTTTGGACTTGGGAAAATTGATGTATTTGGCCTACAAATTCTGACCTATGTGAGTACAGAGAGGGTTTGTGCTAAAGAACTTATTCTATTTCCAAGACAAACTTGTCCAGAACATAGGCATCCTCCTTTCGGCGGAGATCTTGGTAAGGAAGAAACCTTTAGATGTAGATGGGGAAAAGTTTATCTTTATGTTCCTGGCGAGCCTGCGGAGAATCCTAAAGCTACTGTTCCCGAAGAAAAGAAAAAGTATTTTACTGTTTGGCATGAGATAGAACTGAATCCGGGGGAGCAATATACTCTTTACCCTAACATTCCCCATTGGTTTCAAGCAGGAGATGAAGGCGCTATTGTTTCAGAATTTTCTACCCGAAATTCAGATGAATATGATATCTTTACAGATCCTGAAATAAGAAGAATTCCTGTGATTGAGGAAGATTAAAATTGTATGGGAGAAGTTGGAAGTTAGATATTAATGAAAGTGAGAAAATAAAAAGTTATTTGATAAAAATGGGAGGTGTGGAGGAATCTATTAAAAATTCTTATGAATTATGGAGAATAAAATTAGGAGGTAGCACTTTTATATATTATACTTCTGGTAAGTTGTATAGTACTCCTTCAGCCAAGGTCATAAATATTTGGGATGAAATAGATAAACTTGTTAGTAAGAGCTATGATTTGAATAAAGACTATGTTTTAGGATTTGACGAAGTAGGTAAGGGAGAAGTATTTGGACCAATTATAACTTGTGGAGTTCTTATAAGAAAAGACGTTATCTCCCAGATACCCTCCGAGTTAAAAACTCCTGATACAAAAAAATCTCATGGTTTTGAGTACTGGACAAGGATACTAAAGGTACTTGAGGATCTTATATCCGATGGGTTTTATTATATTATTGATATTATTCAGCCTCGAGAAATTGATCGTTTTAATATTAACCAGCTCTTGGACTTGTCTTATATGAAACTCATAAAGCAGTTAATTACTGATTTACCTTATAGAAAAGAAGTAAGAATCGTAATTGACGATTATGGAGTAGGAGAGGGATTGCAAAGGTTTTTGGAGATTATAAAGGGAGAAAACAATTTTGAAACTATTATTGTCACAGAGTCGGAAGATAAATTTTTAGAAGCTAAATTGGCATCTTTAATTGCAAAATCTTACAGGGAGAGCATATTAAAAAATTTGCAGGAAAGATATGAAATTCCAGAAAGTTTAATCAAGGGGAATATGTCTAATAAAGCCTTGGAATCCTTCTTAAAAAATTATTCCAAGGATGATCTGTGGTTTATCAGAAGATCTTTTGGAAAAAGGATTAAGAAGGAAAAGCCTTCTTTTTATAATTTAATATCCGAGGATAATTTTAGATGCTTCTTTTGTGGTAAAGAAAGTAGTAAGGTAATTTTAAAAGATTATAGATTTCTTTGTTCCTTTTGTGGTAAGGAGATAAAAGATCTTGAGCTGGCTATGAAATATCATAGTGGAATTATTAAGTTAGAAAAAGAGAGCTTTTACTCTTTTTTTGAAATTATTAAGAATTCCTACTTATTTGATGGGTTTAGTTTTTTAGTTGATAATTCTTTAAGGAATCTTCTTACTCCCTACGAGGATATAGGAAGAATACTAATTCTTAAAAGGGCTTTTTCAAAGTTTTTAACCCTAAAGATTGAGGGAGACAGTATAGCTTTTTCCTTTTTCAGGAATATCTACAATGTTTAATTTATAAGGAGTATTTGATTTATTAATTTCAAAGATTAAATATCCTTCCATTAACTCTCCAGGTTTTATATATTTCTTAAAAAAGACATTATAGTCCCTTAAGGCATAATATACGGAGGCAAAGGTGCTTACAGGATTTTTTCTTCCATCATCGTCGATTAAACTAAAATTATTGTGGGTAAGTAATATCTCCTTTTCGGTTTTATTCCATATAAATAAATTAACCATATAGAAGATTCCTTCTGGGAGATATTTGAAATCCAAGTATAAGGGAAGTTCTTCTATTTTTTGAACTTTAAGAATGTATACTATAAGACCGTCAAGATTTTCTCCTTTTACTTCCTTTCCTTGAATTATAAGAGGTGTGGTTTCTCCAAAAGAGAGGCTAAAGAATAAAAGCCATATTATTATAAGAATTACTCCTTTTCTCATACCTTACCCTCTTAATTTTTTTGTTTAATTATAGCATATTTTAAAGAGTAAGGTAGGATCTCCCTACCTTACTCTTTAACAGCACCACGGGTTAAACCTGAGACTATAAGATTTTGAAGGGATAAAAATAATATCACAATGGGTAAGGCTCCAACAATGGAGGCTGCAGCAAAATCTCCCCATCTTACATCATACATCCCTGATATAAAGTTTCTTAAGCCAACTGCAAAGGTATATTTTGATGGATCCTTTAAAATAATACTTGCTAATAGAAAGTCAGAATATGTTCCTATAAAGGAATTTATTGCTACTACCGCTAAAACAGGAGTAGCAAGGGGAAGTATTATTTTATAGTAGGCTTGGAATCTTGTGGCTCCATCAATTAAAGCAGACTCTTCTAAGGAGTCAGGAATGCTGTCAAAAAATCCCTTCATAAGCCATATGTTATAGGGTACGCCTCCTCCAAGATAAACCATTATTAATCCTGATAGAGTATTCAACCCTAAAAAAGGAATGTATTTACCAATATGAAAGAGTAATAGATATACTGCTACCATTCCCATTACTGCTGGGAACATTTGTAAGATAAGAAGAGTAAGAAGGGAGTATTTTTTACCCCAAAAGTTAAATCTTGAGAATGCATATGCTGCAAGAGATACAAAAAAAACTGTAAGAATGGCAGTAGTTAAGGATACTATTAGGGAATTTTTAATCCAATTAAAAAATCCTATAGCTTTTAGATTTGAATAGTGCTCTAAGGTTAAAACCTCAGGAATTAGTTTTTGACCTACAAGCCCACCACCAGCTCTTAATGAGGCTGATACAGTCCATGCTACTGGAAAAAAGGTAAACACTAAGATGATCC from Dictyoglomus turgidum DSM 6724 includes:
- a CDS encoding sugar ABC transporter permease, translating into MKKNNFLNHIPKHLLIWIILVFTFFPVAWTVSASLRAGGGLVGQKLIPEVLTLEHYSNLKAIGFFNWIKNSLIVSLTTAILTVFFVSLAAYAFSRFNFWGKKYSLLTLLILQMFPAVMGMVAVYLLLFHIGKYIPFLGLNTLSGLIMVYLGGGVPYNIWLMKGFFDSIPDSLEESALIDGATRFQAYYKIILPLATPVLAVVAINSFIGTYSDFLLASIILKDPSKYTFAVGLRNFISGMYDVRWGDFAAASIVGALPIVILFLSLQNLIVSGLTRGAVKE
- a CDS encoding DUF58 domain-containing protein; this translates as MVYLLLFLILIGILLNELSKRYILDKVYFNRNFSKRVAEIAEDIYIEVVVENRKLIPVTFLQVIQELPSVIEYKFQVNKVRTKDFLYHTMTFFLLPYQRIKRKYLATCTKRGRYVFGNVELCGGDFLGLNLKTKSISLVQDLVVLPKRKDLEKDLIPYGNFNGDTSVKRWIIEDPTMIIGVKDYTGREPAKTIHWPLSLKHNKILVKNFDFTYENNAMIFLNVECSKPYWIKMDEKSIEECISVARSVGEIFHERKIPFGFTTNSLIYGFSRDENTVYPGMGDAHLQLFLEYLGRLSYNVNVPFEEVIKAFMRNNNFMISTYVIITPYLLREYIPYISALDTDLTKVILITYYDDNLSFLSPKILKYSLRREKNVASIS
- a CDS encoding D-lyxose/D-mannose family sugar isomerase; this translates as MKRSEYERAKKRAIEFLERAHIVITDEEKNRIEVADFGLGKIDVFGLQILTYVSTERVCAKELILFPRQTCPEHRHPPFGGDLGKEETFRCRWGKVYLYVPGEPAENPKATVPEEKKKYFTVWHEIELNPGEQYTLYPNIPHWFQAGDEGAIVSEFSTRNSDEYDIFTDPEIRRIPVIEED
- a CDS encoding ribonuclease HII, producing MYGRSWKLDINESEKIKSYLIKMGGVEESIKNSYELWRIKLGGSTFIYYTSGKLYSTPSAKVINIWDEIDKLVSKSYDLNKDYVLGFDEVGKGEVFGPIITCGVLIRKDVISQIPSELKTPDTKKSHGFEYWTRILKVLEDLISDGFYYIIDIIQPREIDRFNINQLLDLSYMKLIKQLITDLPYRKEVRIVIDDYGVGEGLQRFLEIIKGENNFETIIVTESEDKFLEAKLASLIAKSYRESILKNLQERYEIPESLIKGNMSNKALESFLKNYSKDDLWFIRRSFGKRIKKEKPSFYNLISEDNFRCFFCGKESSKVILKDYRFLCSFCGKEIKDLELAMKYHSGIIKLEKESFYSFFEIIKNSYLFDGFSFLVDNSLRNLLTPYEDIGRILILKRAFSKFLTLKIEGDSIAFSFFRNIYNV
- a CDS encoding DUF4352 domain-containing protein; this encodes MRKGVILIIIWLLFFSLSFGETTPLIIQGKEVKGENLDGLIVYILKVQKIEELPLYLDFKYLPEGIFYMVNLFIWNKTEKEILLTHNNFSLIDDDGRKNPVSTFASVYYALRDYNVFFKKYIKPGELMEGYLIFEINKSNTPYKLNIVDIPEKGKSYTVSLNL